In a single window of the Chondrocystis sp. NIES-4102 genome:
- the ndhD4 gene encoding NADH dehydrogenase subunit 4, which yields MLSALILIPFVSAAIIGLSPLPAKNSRNFAIIAAVSVLVINILIGFQFNFKLEGLQFAEDIPWIQWLGLNYHIGIDGLSFPLVLLNSLLTVIAMISTSPTIARQKLYYSMILLLSGGAAGAFLAQDLLLFFLFYELEIVPLYFLIAIWGGERRGYAAMKFLLYTAISGILVLASFLGLVWLTGETSFDYQAVRGHTLPLNSQLLLLAPLLIGIFIKIPIFPFHTWLPDAHVQASTPISVLLAGVLLKLGTYALLRFGVGLFLEGWVYLAPWLAILASISALYGASCAIAQKDMKKVVAYSSIAHMAYILLAATATTRLSMVAAVFQMVSHGLISAFLFLLVGMVYKKTGSRDVDYLRGLLNPERGLPVTGGLMILGVMASSGLPGMVGFISEFLVFRGSFPIFPIPTLLCLVGTGLTAVYFLLVVNKVFFGRLTEGLTQLPPVRWKEHAPAFVLLLLIVAFGLRPDWVTHWSEVQAVALLTGS from the coding sequence ATGCTCAGTGCCTTAATTCTCATTCCTTTTGTGAGTGCAGCGATCATTGGGTTAAGCCCTTTACCTGCCAAAAATTCCCGCAATTTCGCCATAATTGCAGCAGTGAGCGTTTTAGTGATTAATATCCTTATAGGTTTTCAATTTAATTTCAAACTTGAAGGGTTACAGTTTGCTGAAGATATTCCTTGGATTCAATGGCTGGGTTTAAACTACCATATAGGAATTGACGGTCTTTCTTTTCCCCTAGTATTGCTCAATAGTCTTTTAACCGTGATTGCAATGATCAGTACTAGCCCCACAATTGCTAGACAAAAATTATATTATTCAATGATTTTGTTACTCAGTGGTGGTGCTGCGGGAGCATTTTTAGCCCAAGATTTATTATTATTTTTCTTATTTTATGAATTAGAAATTGTACCTTTATATTTCTTGATTGCTATTTGGGGTGGAGAAAGAAGAGGATATGCTGCGATGAAGTTTTTACTCTACACAGCCATATCAGGTATTTTAGTTTTAGCTTCTTTCTTAGGTTTAGTCTGGTTAACAGGCGAGACTAGTTTTGATTATCAAGCAGTGCGAGGACATACATTACCCTTAAATAGTCAGTTACTATTGCTTGCACCGTTACTAATTGGCATCTTTATTAAAATTCCCATTTTTCCTTTTCATACTTGGTTACCAGATGCTCACGTACAAGCCTCTACCCCCATTTCAGTTTTATTAGCTGGGGTATTATTAAAACTTGGTACGTATGCTTTATTGCGTTTTGGTGTTGGTTTATTTTTAGAAGGATGGGTGTATCTTGCTCCCTGGTTAGCGATTTTAGCGAGTATTAGTGCTTTATATGGAGCTTCCTGTGCGATCGCTCAAAAGGACATGAAGAAGGTAGTAGCCTATTCCTCGATCGCTCACATGGCATATATTTTACTGGCTGCTACTGCGACCACTCGTTTAAGTATGGTTGCTGCTGTTTTTCAGATGGTTAGTCATGGCTTAATTTCTGCCTTCCTATTTTTACTCGTGGGTATGGTTTACAAAAAAACAGGATCACGGGATGTGGATTATCTCAGAGGTTTACTTAACCCAGAAAGAGGACTACCTGTAACAGGAGGTTTAATGATTTTGGGAGTTATGGCTAGTTCTGGATTGCCAGGAATGGTGGGTTTTATTTCGGAATTTTTAGTATTTCGAGGTAGTTTTCCGATTTTTCCGATTCCAACTTTATTATGCTTAGTGGGAACTGGTTTAACTGCTGTTTACTTCTTATTAGTAGTAAATAAAGTATTTTTTGGTCGTCTCACCGAGGGTCTAACTCAATTACCACCAGTCAGATGGAAAGAACACGCCCCCGCATTTGTGCTGTTGTTATTAATTGTAGCCTTTGGTCTTAGACCAGATTGGGTTACTCACTGGAGTGAAGTACAAGCCGTTGCTTTATTAACAGGTAGTTAA
- the ndhF4 gene encoding NADH dehydrogenase subunit 5, with protein sequence MTDFLLEKSWIIPFYSLVGAILTLPWSLGIIRKSGPRPAAYLNILMTLLAFIHSSIIFNLVWTREAQQFVFHWLQVADLDLTLSIELSPVSFGAMELVTGISLLVQFYALGYMEKDWSLARFYALMGFFEAALVGLALSDSLLLSYCLLEALTFSTYLLVGFWYAQPLVVTAARDAFLTKRVGDIILLMGIVALSNYGEGLNFSQLKNWVEVNELNPTVATLLGLSLIAGPIGKCAQFPLNLWLDEAMEGPNPAGIMRNSIVVSAGAYVLIKLEPATTLSPISAYVLIAIGAITAIGTSLMAIAQIDIKRALCHSTSAYLGLVFIAVGLRQVDIAFLLLFSHAIAKALLFMSAGSVILATNNQNVTEMGGLGSRMPATSLSFLVGSAGLIAFAPLGMFWTYQHWFSGSWNVDWWLLLIVMFVNTLSAINLTRLFRVIFLGKVQIKTRRAPEVPWLMAVPMVSLMVVTLITTFAPIQWSLWLSPNAPLSLAQPESINQYATPLLIFSGALGCLIGFRIPVGRAWARSSNIRVRFVQDLLAYDFYIDKLYEVTVIAAVSNLAKITAWLDRYIVDGVVNLISLATIFSSNALKYNVSGQSQFYIATIILGIGLLLWSMLNGQWSMLTSYWSSII encoded by the coding sequence ATGACTGATTTTTTATTAGAAAAATCTTGGATTATACCTTTTTATAGCTTGGTTGGAGCGATTTTAACTCTACCATGGTCTTTAGGGATTATTCGCAAGAGCGGGCCACGTCCAGCAGCATATCTTAATATCCTGATGACTTTGCTGGCATTTATCCATAGTTCGATCATTTTTAATTTAGTTTGGACAAGAGAAGCTCAACAATTCGTTTTTCATTGGTTACAAGTTGCGGATTTAGACCTTACCTTATCGATTGAATTGTCTCCAGTTAGTTTTGGGGCAATGGAATTAGTTACAGGCATAAGTTTACTAGTGCAGTTTTATGCTTTAGGGTACATGGAAAAAGATTGGTCTTTAGCACGCTTTTATGCCTTAATGGGTTTCTTTGAAGCTGCTTTAGTTGGTCTTGCTCTTAGTGATTCCTTACTGTTAAGTTACTGTTTATTAGAAGCTTTGACCTTTTCGACATATCTTTTAGTGGGCTTTTGGTATGCTCAACCTTTGGTAGTCACAGCAGCCAGAGACGCTTTTCTTACTAAAAGGGTTGGAGACATTATCTTATTAATGGGTATAGTTGCTCTATCTAATTATGGTGAAGGGTTAAATTTTTCACAATTGAAAAATTGGGTAGAAGTAAATGAGCTTAATCCTACTGTAGCTACTTTGTTAGGTTTATCCCTAATTGCCGGCCCTATTGGTAAATGCGCCCAGTTTCCTTTAAATCTTTGGTTAGATGAAGCTATGGAGGGCCCTAACCCAGCAGGAATTATGCGTAATTCAATTGTAGTTTCTGCGGGGGCATATGTATTAATAAAGTTAGAGCCAGCAACCACTCTTTCGCCAATTTCTGCATATGTATTGATTGCTATAGGTGCGATTACCGCTATTGGTACATCTTTAATGGCGATCGCGCAGATAGATATTAAAAGGGCTTTGTGTCATTCCACTAGTGCTTATCTTGGTTTAGTATTTATCGCGGTAGGACTGCGACAGGTAGATATAGCATTCCTATTACTATTTAGTCATGCGATCGCTAAAGCCCTATTATTTATGAGTGCAGGTTCTGTAATCTTAGCTACTAATAATCAGAATGTTACAGAAATGGGTGGATTAGGTTCTAGAATGCCAGCCACTAGTTTATCTTTTCTAGTAGGGTCAGCAGGACTAATAGCATTTGCGCCTTTAGGTATGTTTTGGACTTATCAACATTGGTTTAGTGGATCTTGGAATGTGGATTGGTGGTTACTATTAATTGTAATGTTTGTAAATACCTTATCTGCCATTAACTTAACTAGATTATTTAGAGTCATCTTTCTGGGTAAGGTTCAAATTAAAACTCGTCGTGCGCCTGAAGTTCCTTGGCTAATGGCAGTGCCAATGGTTTCTTTAATGGTGGTAACTTTAATTACAACTTTTGCTCCTATACAGTGGTCTTTATGGTTAAGTCCTAACGCCCCTTTATCATTGGCTCAACCAGAATCAATCAATCAGTATGCTACCCCTTTATTAATTTTCTCAGGTGCATTGGGTTGTCTTATAGGGTTTAGAATTCCAGTGGGTAGAGCCTGGGCAAGATCTAGTAATATCAGAGTGCGATTTGTACAAGACTTGCTTGCTTACGATTTTTATATAGATAAGTTATATGAGGTGACGGTAATTGCAGCAGTCTCTAATCTTGCGAAAATAACTGCTTGGTTAGATCGCTATATAGTTGACGGCGTGGTTAATCTAATTAGTTTGGCTACAATTTTTAGTAGTAACGCTTTAAAATACAACGTTTCAGGACAATCACAATTTTATATTGCCACGATTATTCTGGGTATTGGCTTATTGTTATGGTCAATGCTCAATGGTCAATGGTCAATGTTGACGAGTTATTGGTCATCTATTATCTAA
- a CDS encoding microcompartment protein, with product MSIAVGMIETLGFPAVVEAADAMVKAARVTLVGYEKIGTGRVTVIVRGDVSEVQASVAAGTESVTRVNGGQVLSTHIIARPHENLEYVLPIRYTEEVEQFRTY from the coding sequence ATGTCAATTGCAGTCGGAATGATCGAAACTCTTGGCTTTCCTGCCGTAGTAGAAGCAGCAGACGCTATGGTAAAAGCAGCCCGCGTAACTTTGGTAGGATACGAAAAAATTGGTACAGGTCGTGTAACAGTAATTGTGCGTGGTGATGTATCAGAAGTACAAGCATCAGTTGCAGCAGGAACAGAAAGCGTTACCAGAGTAAATGGTGGACAAGTTCTATCAACTCATATCATTGCTCGTCCTCACGAAAACCTAGAGTATGTTTTACCTATCCGTTATACAGAAGAAGTAGAACAATTCCGTACCTACTAA
- the ccmK_2 gene encoding carbon dioxide concentrating mechanism protein: MSIAVGMIETLGFPAVVEAADAMVKAARVTLVGYEKIGTGRVTVIVRGDVSEVQASVSAGTENVSRVNGGQVLSTHIIARPHENLEYVLPIRYTEAVEQFRESVNPRPLRRP; this comes from the coding sequence ATGTCAATTGCAGTCGGAATGATCGAAACTCTTGGCTTTCCTGCCGTAGTAGAAGCAGCAGACGCTATGGTAAAAGCAGCCCGCGTAACTTTGGTAGGATACGAAAAAATTGGTACAGGTCGTGTAACTGTAATCGTGCGTGGTGATGTATCAGAAGTACAAGCGTCAGTTTCAGCAGGAACAGAAAACGTAAGTAGAGTAAATGGTGGACAAGTTTTATCAACTCATATCATTGCTCGTCCTCACGAAAACCTAGAATACGTTTTGCCCATCCGTTATACTGAGGCGGTAGAACAGTTTCGTGAAAGCGTAAATCCTCGTCCTTTGAGAAGACCATAA
- the ccmL gene encoding carbon dioxide concentrating mechanism protein yields MQIAQVRGTVVSTHKVSSMRGIKLLLVQYIDEQGQLLPKYEVAGDLIGAGLSEWVLISRGSAARIEAGQESKPLDATIVGIIDTVNVDRIALYSKKEQERLS; encoded by the coding sequence ATGCAGATAGCCCAAGTTAGAGGCACGGTAGTTAGTACCCACAAAGTTTCTAGCATGAGAGGTATTAAGTTACTTCTAGTTCAGTATATAGATGAGCAAGGACAACTATTACCAAAATATGAAGTGGCTGGGGACTTAATAGGTGCTGGTTTAAGTGAGTGGGTTTTGATAAGTCGGGGTAGTGCTGCGCGTATAGAGGCCGGTCAGGAATCTAAGCCACTAGATGCAACTATTGTAGGCATTATCGATACGGTAAATGTAGACCGCATTGCTCTATATAGCAAGAAAGAACAAGAGCGTTTATCGTAG
- a CDS encoding carbonate dehydratase, which produces MVARTKAASPTPWSNNLATPQVDKSAYVHSFSRLIGDVKVGANVFVAPGSSIRADEGTPFYIGAGSNIQDGVVIHGIEKGRVVGDDGNKYSVWIGSDTCITHMALIHGPAYIGNQCFIGFRSTIFNAKVGDGCIVMMHALIQDVEIPPGKYVPSGAVVVNQQQAASLPDVKDSDRSFANHIVEINEALLAGYRCADDEACVNPKFHNVHESEQTDIGLTADVNNDNDYINSVGNMSLSSDIQNQVRSLLAQGCIISTEHADQRRFRTKSWLTSGQIDTRNENQVIGQLESILREHQGEYVRLIGVNPHAKTRVAEIVIQRPGDTPGDGAVKAVGSHTNGRNRSGRNRSNFSSNFNSPSQGSLNGDIGQQINNLVSQGCSIGIEHADQRRFRTKSWLTIGQVHGGNNKVHSAIEQAMAEYPGEYIRVIGIDADAKRRIAEIIVQRPGDAPTQSSRNYSSSNQSSRNYSSSNYNSSSSSNSSYYGNNGGGSSKLGSKIIQEIRSLLAAGFKIGTEHADKRRFKTKSWQSCSPIESRHESDVIAALESCLAQHSDEYVRMLGIDPHEKRRVAETIIQRPGEDALAIRNGNGNGNGNGNNYGNNQERGYFVADYTSGNKRTDRPPSYNQFSNRQLSDQAVQEVRSLLAAGYKIGTEHADKRRYKTKSWQSCSPIDSRHELDVVALLEVCLAEHSGEYVRLLGIDPKTKKRVAETIIQRP; this is translated from the coding sequence ATGGTAGCCCGCACTAAAGCGGCTTCCCCGACTCCGTGGTCAAATAACTTGGCAACACCACAAGTGGATAAAAGTGCTTACGTTCATTCATTCTCCAGATTAATTGGAGATGTTAAGGTAGGGGCAAACGTTTTTGTTGCTCCTGGTAGTTCCATCAGAGCAGATGAAGGAACACCATTCTACATTGGAGCCGGTAGTAATATCCAGGATGGCGTAGTAATTCACGGCATAGAAAAAGGTCGGGTGGTTGGTGACGACGGTAACAAGTATTCTGTCTGGATTGGCAGTGATACTTGTATTACACACATGGCACTGATTCATGGACCAGCTTATATTGGTAATCAATGTTTTATTGGTTTTCGCTCGACAATCTTTAATGCCAAGGTAGGAGATGGTTGCATTGTCATGATGCACGCTCTAATTCAGGACGTAGAAATTCCTCCAGGTAAATATGTGCCTTCAGGGGCAGTGGTCGTCAATCAGCAACAAGCTGCAAGCTTACCAGATGTCAAAGATAGCGATCGCTCCTTTGCTAACCATATCGTTGAAATTAATGAGGCACTTTTGGCTGGTTATCGGTGTGCCGATGATGAAGCTTGTGTAAATCCCAAATTTCACAATGTCCATGAATCAGAGCAGACAGATATAGGTCTGACTGCCGATGTCAATAATGATAACGATTATATAAATTCAGTAGGGAATATGAGTTTAAGTTCAGATATTCAAAACCAAGTGCGATCGCTTTTGGCGCAAGGCTGTATTATTAGCACTGAACACGCTGATCAACGCCGTTTTAGGACAAAATCTTGGCTCACCAGTGGTCAAATTGACACCCGTAATGAAAATCAAGTTATAGGTCAATTAGAATCTATACTGCGAGAGCATCAAGGGGAATACGTCAGACTAATTGGAGTCAATCCACACGCTAAAACAAGAGTCGCAGAAATAGTCATTCAAAGACCTGGAGATACTCCAGGGGACGGAGCAGTTAAAGCTGTAGGTTCTCATACCAATGGACGAAATCGTAGTGGCAGAAACCGCTCTAATTTTAGTTCTAATTTCAATAGTCCATCTCAAGGTAGCCTAAATGGCGATATTGGACAGCAAATCAATAATTTAGTCAGCCAAGGTTGCAGTATTGGTATAGAACACGCTGATCAACGTCGTTTTAGAACTAAGTCCTGGTTAACCATCGGACAAGTACATGGTGGTAATAACAAAGTTCATAGTGCGATAGAGCAAGCTATGGCTGAATATCCAGGCGAATATATTAGAGTCATTGGAATTGATGCTGATGCTAAAAGAAGAATAGCAGAAATAATTGTCCAACGTCCTGGAGATGCACCAACTCAATCCTCTAGAAACTATTCAAGCTCTAATCAATCTTCTAGAAACTATTCAAGTTCTAATTACAATAGCAGTAGTAGTAGTAATAGTAGCTATTATGGCAACAATGGTGGTGGATCTAGTAAGTTAGGTTCTAAAATCATCCAAGAAATTCGTTCCTTACTCGCTGCTGGTTTTAAAATTGGGACAGAACACGCTGATAAACGCAGGTTTAAAACTAAATCTTGGCAAAGTTGCTCTCCCATCGAAAGCCGACATGAATCTGATGTAATTGCTGCTTTAGAATCTTGTTTAGCACAACATTCTGACGAATATGTTCGGATGTTAGGTATAGATCCTCATGAAAAACGCCGAGTTGCAGAAACTATTATCCAAAGACCTGGAGAGGATGCCTTAGCAATTCGTAATGGTAATGGTAATGGTAACGGCAATGGTAATAACTATGGTAACAACCAAGAAAGAGGATATTTTGTAGCTGATTACACTAGTGGTAATAAACGCACAGATCGACCACCAAGCTATAACCAGTTCAGTAATCGCCAGTTGAGCGATCAAGCAGTTCAAGAAGTACGTTCCCTACTCGCTGCTGGGTACAAAATCGGAACAGAACACGCGGATAAGCGAAGATATAAAACTAAATCTTGGCAAAGTTGTTCACCTATAGATAGCCGACATGAATTAGATGTAGTTGCTTTATTAGAAGTGTGTTTAGCAGAACATTCTGGTGAGTACGTTCGTTTGTTGGGAATTGATCCAAAAACTAAGAAAAGAGTTGCAGAAACTATTATCCAACGCCCATAA
- a CDS encoding carbon dioxide concentrating mechanism protein: MCYISVTKLLTTVPAPTIKIPFPMIYLPPPQPVLNKDIRISGDVEIHPTASLAPGVILQAAPDSRIVIGADVCIGMGVIINACGGLIEIDNGAILGAGVLIVGISKVGNNACIGTSTTIFQSNIAAMTVVEPGSIIGDVSRKNDDQQQDKQADLKSKNTTEYQQKNYSYNQSNSHQAEVSPPNQQQQKSVDNPAKEKVKKVETPVEPLMETEKIPVVGQFYINELLITLFPHKKNKNSEP, translated from the coding sequence ATGTGTTATATCTCAGTAACCAAGCTACTAACAACTGTTCCTGCGCCTACTATTAAAATACCGTTCCCAATGATTTATTTACCACCCCCGCAACCTGTTTTGAACAAAGATATACGGATTAGTGGTGATGTTGAAATCCATCCCACCGCTTCTTTAGCACCAGGAGTAATATTACAGGCAGCACCAGATAGTCGTATTGTTATTGGTGCTGATGTCTGCATTGGTATGGGAGTTATTATTAATGCCTGTGGTGGCTTAATTGAAATTGACAATGGTGCAATTTTGGGGGCTGGGGTTTTAATTGTAGGAATAAGTAAAGTTGGTAATAATGCTTGTATTGGCACTTCAACAACTATATTTCAGTCAAATATTGCAGCGATGACCGTTGTTGAACCTGGTTCAATTATTGGTGATGTTTCACGTAAAAATGATGACCAACAGCAGGATAAACAAGCTGATTTAAAAAGTAAAAATACCACTGAATACCAACAGAAAAATTATAGTTATAATCAATCAAATTCACATCAAGCAGAGGTTAGTCCGCCAAATCAGCAACAGCAGAAGTCTGTTGACAATCCTGCAAAAGAAAAAGTTAAAAAAGTAGAAACACCAGTTGAGCCGTTAATGGAAACTGAGAAAATTCCAGTAGTCGGACAATTTTATATTAATGAATTATTAATCACTTTATTTCCTCACAAGAAAAATAAAAATTCTGAGCCTTAA
- the rbcL gene encoding ribulose-1,5-bisphosphate carboxylase/oxygenase large subunit, which yields MATKTSAGFKAGVQDYRLTYYTPDYTPKDTDLLACFRMTPQPGVPAEECAAAVAAESSTGTWTTVWTDGLTDLDRYKGRCYEVEPVPGEDNQYFCFVAYPMDLFEEGSVTNILTSLVGNVFGFKALRALRLEDIRFPVALLKTFQGPPHGITVERDLLNKYGRPLLGCTIKPKLGLSAKNYGRAVYECLRGGLDFTKDDENINSQPFMRWRDRFLFVQEAIEKSQAETNEVKGHYLNVTAATCEEMLERANFAKEIGTPIVMHDFLTGGFTANTTLAKWCRKNGVLLHIHRAMHAVIDRQRNHGIHFRVLAKCLRLSGGDHLHSGTVVGKLEGERDITLGFVDQMREDYVEEDRSRGNFFTQDWASLPGVMPVASGGIHVWHMPALVEIFGDDSCLQFGGGTLGHPWGNAPGATANRVALEACIQARNEGRSLAREGNDVIREACRWSPELAAACELWKEIKFEFDAVDTL from the coding sequence ATGGCAACTAAGACAAGTGCTGGGTTTAAGGCTGGTGTACAGGATTATCGCCTAACTTATTACACCCCAGACTATACCCCCAAGGATACAGACCTATTGGCTTGTTTCCGTATGACTCCTCAGCCAGGTGTTCCAGCAGAAGAATGTGCTGCTGCTGTAGCTGCTGAATCATCTACTGGTACTTGGACAACAGTTTGGACTGATGGTTTAACAGACCTAGATCGTTATAAAGGTCGTTGTTATGAAGTTGAACCAGTTCCTGGAGAAGACAATCAATATTTTTGTTTTGTAGCTTATCCTATGGACTTGTTTGAAGAGGGTTCTGTAACCAACATTCTTACTTCTTTAGTAGGTAACGTATTTGGTTTTAAAGCTCTACGTGCATTACGTCTAGAGGACATTCGTTTTCCTGTAGCTTTGCTAAAAACATTCCAAGGACCTCCACACGGTATTACTGTAGAAAGAGATTTACTAAACAAATATGGTCGTCCTTTATTAGGTTGTACTATTAAACCAAAATTAGGTTTATCAGCTAAAAACTACGGTCGTGCAGTTTATGAGTGTCTTCGTGGTGGTCTTGACTTCACTAAAGATGACGAAAACATTAACTCTCAACCTTTCATGCGTTGGCGCGATCGCTTCTTATTTGTACAAGAAGCAATTGAAAAATCTCAAGCAGAAACTAACGAAGTTAAAGGTCATTATCTTAACGTAACTGCAGCTACCTGTGAAGAAATGTTAGAGCGTGCTAATTTTGCTAAAGAAATTGGTACTCCAATCGTTATGCACGATTTTCTAACTGGTGGATTTACTGCCAACACTACTTTGGCTAAGTGGTGTCGCAAGAATGGTGTATTATTGCACATTCACCGCGCAATGCACGCTGTAATCGACCGTCAAAGAAATCATGGTATTCACTTCCGCGTATTAGCAAAATGTTTACGTTTGTCTGGTGGAGACCACTTACACTCTGGTACTGTTGTAGGTAAATTAGAAGGGGAAAGAGACATTACCCTTGGTTTCGTAGACCAAATGCGCGAAGATTATGTAGAAGAAGATCGTTCTCGTGGTAATTTCTTCACTCAAGATTGGGCTTCTCTTCCTGGTGTAATGCCTGTTGCTTCTGGTGGTATCCACGTATGGCATATGCCTGCTCTAGTAGAGATTTTCGGTGATGATTCTTGTTTACAGTTTGGTGGTGGTACTTTAGGACACCCTTGGGGTAATGCGCCTGGTGCAACTGCTAACCGTGTAGCTTTAGAAGCTTGTATCCAAGCTCGTAACGAAGGTCGTTCTTTGGCTCGTGAAGGTAACGATGTAATTCGTGAAGCTTGCCGTTGGAGTCCTGAGTTGGCAGCAGCTTGTGAACTTTGGAAAGAAATTAAATTTGAGTTCGACGCTGTAGATACTCTCTAA
- a CDS encoding chaperonin family protein RbcX has product MQPKDIAQDTAKVVQNYLTYKAVMIVIEQLGETNPGEAIWLRQYSSGGKLRDAEAYIEELMSEHRGKELALRIMIVRDSIAEQTLEFLPEMVTSGLKQDNLTHRRHLLERLTRSPNETETSDLDVSQVESETEESSD; this is encoded by the coding sequence ATGCAACCCAAAGATATTGCCCAAGATACAGCTAAAGTTGTCCAAAATTATCTAACTTATAAAGCGGTAATGATAGTAATTGAGCAACTGGGAGAAACTAATCCAGGAGAAGCTATTTGGTTAAGGCAATATTCTTCAGGTGGAAAATTGCGAGATGCAGAAGCCTACATTGAAGAGCTAATGTCTGAGCATAGAGGAAAAGAGTTAGCCTTGCGTATAATGATCGTCCGCGACAGTATAGCAGAGCAGACTTTAGAATTTTTACCAGAAATGGTTACTTCTGGATTAAAACAAGATAATTTAACCCATCGTCGCCATCTTTTGGAACGTCTTACCCGATCGCCTAATGAAACCGAAACTTCTGATTTAGATGTCTCGCAGGTGGAATCGGAAACCGAAGAATCTTCTGATTAA
- the rbcS gene encoding ribulose bisphosphate carboxylase small subunit encodes MKTLSKERRYETLSYLPPLTDQQIAKQIDYMIAQGYIPGVEFEKDPTPDLHHWTLWKLPLFSARSSQEVLNEVRECRSEYSDCYIRVVGFDNIKQCQTVSFIVYKPNQNRY; translated from the coding sequence ATGAAAACATTATCAAAAGAACGTCGTTACGAAACTCTTTCATATTTACCCCCTTTAACAGATCAGCAAATCGCTAAACAGATCGATTATATGATCGCTCAAGGTTATATTCCTGGTGTAGAATTTGAAAAAGATCCTACTCCAGATCTACACCACTGGACTTTATGGAAATTACCTCTATTCTCTGCTCGTAGTTCTCAAGAGGTATTAAATGAAGTGCGTGAGTGTCGTTCTGAATATTCTGATTGCTATATTCGTGTAGTTGGATTTGACAACATTAAACAATGTCAAACTGTTAGTTTTATTGTTTATAAACCAAATCAAAACCGCTACTAA
- a CDS encoding imidazoleglycerol phosphate synthase cyclase subunit: MLAKRILPCLDVNAGRVVKGVNFVDLQDAGDPVELAKVYNDAGADELVFLDITATHEDRGTIVDVVYRTAEQVFIPLTVGGGIQSLDNIKVLLRAGADKVSINSAAVRSPDLINRASDRFGKQCIVVAIDARRRETPDNPGWDVYVRGGRQNTGIDAIAWAQEMAKRGAGELLVTSMDADGTKAGYDLELTRTIAQQVEIPVIASGGAGNCQHIYEAFADGKAEAALLASLLHFGQLSVREIKTYLHQRHVPVRIV, encoded by the coding sequence ATGCTTGCCAAAAGAATATTACCTTGTCTTGATGTTAATGCAGGGAGAGTAGTTAAAGGGGTAAATTTTGTTGACCTTCAAGATGCAGGAGATCCTGTTGAATTAGCTAAAGTTTATAATGATGCAGGAGCAGATGAATTAGTCTTTTTAGATATTACTGCAACTCATGAAGATCGAGGCACAATAGTAGATGTAGTCTATCGGACAGCAGAACAGGTTTTTATCCCACTAACAGTAGGTGGTGGAATTCAATCATTAGATAATATAAAAGTTTTGTTGCGAGCAGGGGCAGATAAAGTTAGTATAAATTCGGCTGCTGTTCGATCGCCAGATTTAATTAATCGTGCTAGCGATCGCTTTGGTAAACAATGTATTGTTGTAGCTATTGATGCTCGTAGACGGGAAACTCCAGATAATCCAGGGTGGGATGTTTATGTGCGTGGAGGCAGACAAAACACAGGTATAGACGCGATCGCTTGGGCCCAAGAAATGGCAAAGCGAGGTGCAGGAGAGTTATTAGTAACTAGTATGGACGCTGATGGCACAAAAGCAGGTTATGACTTAGAACTGACTCGTACCATCGCACAACAAGTAGAAATTCCTGTAATTGCTTCTGGAGGTGCTGGTAACTGTCAACATATATATGAAGCCTTCGCCGACGGGAAAGCAGAAGCTGCTCTTTTAGCATCCTTATTACATTTTGGTCAATTGAGTGTGCGCGAAATAAAAACCTATCTTCACCAACGTCATGTTCCTGTGAGAATTGTTTAA